The Akkermansia muciniphila genome includes the window AAGACGAACAGGAGAATAGAAAATCTATTCTTCCCCCGCCCTTCCATTTTTTGTGACAGGCTTCAGGAAAGGATAGCAAACCACCCTGGATCATTCCCATGTCCGGACCAGCCTCAATAGTTATACACATTTTATTAACATCTTGTTATCAAATCTTGGGCGATCTTCTCCGATTTTTGCCGTTACCGGCAAAGTTTGACGCAGGGCAGCACCATAGAAAATACCCGGGGCCGGCTCCGGCCAAAAGAAGACCTTCCCGTAGATTTTCTTCCGGCTGTTGTTGAATATGGGAAATTACCGTTATCGTTACTAAAAACATATCAGGAAGTCTCAGAAACACCGTTCCCGTGCTTTTTTTCAATCACCAGCTATACGGCATCCCGGATATTTTGCGTCCAGTCCTCTCCCTGAATACGGATTTTCCATCCATTCTCGCGGGACAGAACGAGAATAAATGGAAGGATTTAAAAACGCATGGCCATGAATGCCTGTTTCCACGGCAAGCGTGACGCCAATTGTCCTTGTTCCAAACGCGGACGAACGGTAGATTTTCCGCGCCATATGACCAGAGCATCCAGAATCGAACGCCTTGATTATCTGAAGGACCAATTGAGCAAAAGGATTGTTATCCTGGATGGCGCCATGGGCACCAATATCCAGAAGTTCAGGCTGGGAGAGGAGGATTACCGCGGGGAACGTTTTGCGGATACGGAGCGTTACCCCAACGACCTGAAGAATAATAACGACCTGCTGGTTCTGACCAGACCGGAGGTGATCTTGGACATCCACTGCCGCTTTCTGGGTACGGGGCATGCGGATATCCTGGAAACGTGCACGTTCAGCGCTACCAGCATCGGCCAGCATGATTATTTCTGGCACCGTCCGGAAGAAGGGCGCCGCAAGGACCAGGAGTATTTCCAGGAGGTGGTGGACGCCCCTGAATTGAAGTCCCTGGTCCGGGAAGTGAATTTGGCCGCCTGCGCCCTTGCCCGCCAGGCATGCGACGAAGCGGAAGCGTCAGACGGCAGGCCGCGCCTGGTGGCCGGATCCATCGGTCCCATGCCCGTCACCTGCTCCCTGTCTCCGGACGTGAATGATCCGGGGTTCCGGGCCGTGAATTTCCGCCAGCTGAGGCAAGCCTACCGCGACCAGGTTCTGGCCCTGCTGGAAGGGGGCGCGGACCTGCTGCTGGTGGAGACGATTTTTGACACGCTGAACGCCAAGGCAGCCCTGTTCGCCATTCAGGAGATTTTTGAGGAACAGCCGGACGCCGCCGTTCCGGTCATGGTATCCGTCACGCTGACGGACAAGGCCGGACGCACGCTGTCCGGCCAGACGATTGAGGCGTTCTGGAATTCCATCCGCCACGTCCGCCCTTTTTCCGTGGGCATCAATTGCGCCCTGGGGCCGGACCTGATGCGCTCCTTTGCGGAGGAGCTTTCCGGACTGGCGGATTGCCATGTGTCCATTTACGCGAACGCCGGGCTTCCCAACCCGCTCAGCCCCACCGGGTATGACCTCCTTCCGGAGGACATGGCCCGGTTCATGAAGGAGTATGCGTCCCTGGGCCTGCTGAATATCGTGGGCGGCTGCTGCGGCACCACGCCGGAACATATCGGCGCCATTGCGGCGGCCGTGGAAGGCCTGGCACCCCGCGTTCCCGCCATGCAGGAGCCCATTCTGCGCCTGTCCGGTTATGAGGCGTACAACCACACTCCGGAGAAGAATACCCTTTTCGTGGGGGAACGCTGCAATGTGGCGGGTTCTCCCAAATTCGCGCGCCTGATCCGTGAAGGGAACTATGAGGAGGCCGTCTCCATCGCCCGCCAGCAGGTGGAGAACGGCGCCGTGGTGCTGGATTTCTGCTTTGACGACGGCCTGATTGACGGGCCGGAGGCCATGGTCCGGTTCCTGAACCTCGTTTCCGCGGAGCCGGATATCGCCCGCGTTCCTTTCATGGTGGATTCCTCCAAGTGGGAAGTGCTGGAAGCGGGCCTGCAATGCATGCAGGGCAAGGGAATCGTGAATTCCATTTCCCTGAAGGAGGGTGAAGAGGAGTTCCTGAAGAAGGCGTCCCTGATTAAGAGGTACGGCGCGGCAGCCGTGGTGATGGCTTTTGACGAGCAGGGGCAGGCCTCCAATTACGACGACCGCGTCCGCATCTGCAAACGGGCTTATGACCTGCTGGTGAACCGCGTGCAGTTCCCGCCGGAGGATATTATTTTTGACCCGAACGTGCTGACCGTCGGCACCGGGATTCCGGAGCACGCCAATTACGCCCTGGATTTCTTCAAGGCCGCAGGCTGGATTTCCCAAAACCTGCCGCACACCCACATTTCCGGCGGCATTTCCAATGTGTCCTTTGCCTTCCGCGGGAACAACCCGGTGCGGGAGGCCATGCATTCAGCCTTCCTGTACCACGCCACCCGGCAGGGTCTGGATATGTGCATCGTGAATGCCGGCATGCTGGAGGTGTATGATAATATTCCCAAGGACAGGCTGAAGCTGATTGAAGACGTGCTGCTGAACCGGGATCCGGACGCCACGGAGCGACTGACGGATTACGCGGAAAAGCTGGCTGCGGAGAAGTCAGAAGCCGGAGCGGAGAAGAAGCCTGTGCTGGAATGGCGGGAACAGGATGTCGCCAAGCGCCTGGAGTATTCCCTCATCAAGGGCATTACCGAGTTTGTGGACGCGGATACGGCGGAGGCGTTCCAGGAGCTGGGCTCCCCGCTGAACGTGATTGAAGGCCCGCTGATGGACGGCATGAAGGCCGTGGGCCAATTGTTCGGGGACGGCAAGATGTTCCTGCCCCAGGTGGTGAAGAGCGCCCGCGTGATGAAGCAGGCCGTGGCATGGCTCACCCCGTATATTGAAGCGGACAGCAAGGGCTCCTCCAA containing:
- the metH gene encoding methionine synthase; translated protein: MTRASRIERLDYLKDQLSKRIVILDGAMGTNIQKFRLGEEDYRGERFADTERYPNDLKNNNDLLVLTRPEVILDIHCRFLGTGHADILETCTFSATSIGQHDYFWHRPEEGRRKDQEYFQEVVDAPELKSLVREVNLAACALARQACDEAEASDGRPRLVAGSIGPMPVTCSLSPDVNDPGFRAVNFRQLRQAYRDQVLALLEGGADLLLVETIFDTLNAKAALFAIQEIFEEQPDAAVPVMVSVTLTDKAGRTLSGQTIEAFWNSIRHVRPFSVGINCALGPDLMRSFAEELSGLADCHVSIYANAGLPNPLSPTGYDLLPEDMARFMKEYASLGLLNIVGGCCGTTPEHIGAIAAAVEGLAPRVPAMQEPILRLSGYEAYNHTPEKNTLFVGERCNVAGSPKFARLIREGNYEEAVSIARQQVENGAVVLDFCFDDGLIDGPEAMVRFLNLVSAEPDIARVPFMVDSSKWEVLEAGLQCMQGKGIVNSISLKEGEEEFLKKASLIKRYGAAAVVMAFDEQGQASNYDDRVRICKRAYDLLVNRVQFPPEDIIFDPNVLTVGTGIPEHANYALDFFKAAGWISQNLPHTHISGGISNVSFAFRGNNPVREAMHSAFLYHATRQGLDMCIVNAGMLEVYDNIPKDRLKLIEDVLLNRDPDATERLTDYAEKLAAEKSEAGAEKKPVLEWREQDVAKRLEYSLIKGITEFVDADTAEAFQELGSPLNVIEGPLMDGMKAVGQLFGDGKMFLPQVVKSARVMKQAVAWLTPYIEADSKGSSKTGKAVIATVKGDVHDIGKNIVGVVLGCNGFEMIDLGVMVHCDTILDRAEAEQADLVMLSGLITPSLEEMSHVAAEMERRGMTIPLMVGGATTSALHTALKIAPHYKGAVVHTVDASQVVPAAASLVSGKKNSYIAAVKARQEELRNRHENKPVRDLLSLEEARELRWKGAEDGYVPPVPARLGPVSIGSLHSSVSCGCCSDNPRYYVTVEELIERIDWTPFFHAWELHGSWNRAAQEFRTKDPSKAEAAAALYQDARDLLEQAVRENRYQARGVIGIFPANSTASHDDITVWTDESRNVPQATLLTQRQQLDKQGKTRLALADFIAPEGVKDYVGAIAVSIHGSRCWAKEWEERNDSYRALLVSSLADRLVEAFASISHDKLRLLWNIPEESGVRPACGYPSQPDHQEKETVFRLLHAQEEAGMSLTETWMMQPVSAVCALVFSHPESTYFTVGATGEDQQKDYAARKQAAHS